A part of Gossypium hirsutum isolate 1008001.06 chromosome A07, Gossypium_hirsutum_v2.1, whole genome shotgun sequence genomic DNA contains:
- the LOC121231902 gene encoding zinc finger protein ZAT9, with product MEKHKCKLCFKSFANGRALGGHMRSHMLNLPIPPKLAEQERLGLPRPTNQLSQESESESASASYSSSSSEEEEEGEEKGQFYGLRENPKRSVRLLDPEFIDAGSVVLQDRESETESSKNPTRRRSKQTRRILENHQQQRQEQQEERKKLKVNNSSSSNNNNQVSKTEPWAEPEPVSSISDATTEEDVALCLMMLSRDQWKSKVLHLDDEEGTEIEKSTEQSYELQEYFKLSKVNRAPRGKYKCETCNKVFKSYQALGGHRASHKKMKAYSPPATHNTELEPENVGTGPSSMTDKKIHECPVCFRVFSSGQALGGHKRSHVVATTETPVRSSKKLGDSFIDLNLPAPMDDDDASQIELSAVSDAEFVNHIK from the coding sequence ATGGAGAAACATAAGTGTAAGTTGTGTTTCAAAAGCTTTGCAAATGGAAGAGCTTTGGGTGGTCATATGAGGTCTCATATGTTGAATCTTCCAATTCCTCCCAAACTTGCAGAACAAGAACGATTGGGATTACCACGACCAACGAATCAACTCAGCCAAGAGTCAGAGTCAGAGTCGGCTTCGGCATCTTATTCGTCGTCTTCAtcggaagaagaagaagaaggggaGGAAAAAGGGCAGTTTTATGGGCTTCGAGAGAATCCAAAGAGAAGTGTTCGGTTGCTAGATCCTGAGTTTATTGATGCTGGCTCGGTTGTTCTTCAAGACAGGGAAAGTGAGACGGAGTCCTCTAAGAACCCAACTCGAAGACGATCTAAACAGACTCGGAGAATACTAGAAAATCATCAGCAACAAAGACAGGAAcaacaagaagaaagaaagaagcttAAAGTtaacaacagcagcagcagcaacaacaacaaccaAGTGAGCAAGACCGAGCCTTGGGCTGAGCCTGAACCGGTGAGTTCGATCTCCGACGCAACAACTGAAGAAGATGTCGCTCTCTGTCTTATGATGCTTTCAAGGGACCAATGGAAAAGCAAAGTACTCCATCTGGATGATGAAGAAGGCACAGAAATAGAAAAGTCCACGGAACAAAGTTATGAATTACAAGAGTACTTCAAATTAAGCAAGGTGAATAGAGCGCCCCGAGGTAAGTACAAGTGTGAAACGTGTAACAAGGTTTTTAAATCGTACCAAGCACTGGGTGGGCACAGAGCGAGTCACAAAAAGATGAAAGCTTACTCACCACCGGCAACTCATAATACAGAGTTGGAGCCGGAAAATGTGGGTACTGGACCTAGTTCAATGACCGACAAGAAAATCCACGAATGCCCTGTTTGTTTTAGAGTCTTCTCGTCTGGACAAGCTCTTGGTGGACATAAAAGATCTCATGTGGTAGCGACAACTGAAACCCCTGTTAGAAGTTCCAAAAAGTTGGGAGATAGTTTCATAGATCTTAATCTCCCTGCTCCAATGGATGACGATGATGCTAGCCAAATTGAACTTTCCGCCGTCTCCGATGCTGAATTTGTCAACCATATCAAGTGA